The proteins below are encoded in one region of Ferruginibacter lapsinanis:
- a CDS encoding LIC11966 family surface protein, translated as MTITETLHAQDFDNVITYMDYIGKQHQTIAKRFLTYNSAASHGKRAKKVENLRNKVLNEIDESRMNISGMPSFKGDKEYRDSAVSFMKLYYNVMNGDFSKIVDMEEISEQSYDMMEAYLLAKEMANKKLDDASEALHLAEKRFALAHNVNLIDGKDEIGKLMEEVSEVNHYYNPIYLIFFKSYKQEAYLMDAIEKKNINGIEQSKNTLLKNAEEGLAKLDTMKGFKGGDRSLIISCKKVLEFYIKEVKEKIPVIADFFLKNEAFEKMKIEYGKKSQPTQADVDLYNKGVKETNNAVNAYNEANNFLNNYRKDLVNNWNQTVDAYFDNHMPSYK; from the coding sequence ATGACCATTACCGAAACTTTACATGCACAGGATTTTGACAATGTGATCACTTACATGGATTATATTGGTAAGCAACACCAAACAATTGCAAAAAGATTTCTGACATATAACAGTGCTGCTTCACACGGAAAGAGGGCAAAAAAAGTAGAAAATTTAAGGAATAAAGTATTGAATGAGATTGATGAAAGCAGAATGAATATCAGCGGCATGCCTTCATTTAAAGGCGATAAGGAATACAGAGATTCCGCTGTTTCTTTTATGAAACTTTACTACAATGTAATGAATGGCGATTTCAGCAAAATTGTAGATATGGAAGAAATTTCAGAGCAGTCTTACGATATGATGGAAGCCTATTTACTGGCAAAAGAGATGGCCAATAAAAAACTAGATGATGCCAGTGAGGCACTGCATCTTGCAGAAAAAAGATTTGCATTGGCACATAACGTTAATCTTATCGATGGTAAAGATGAAATAGGTAAATTAATGGAAGAAGTAAGTGAAGTAAATCATTATTATAATCCGATCTATCTCATCTTTTTTAAAAGCTATAAACAAGAGGCTTATTTAATGGATGCAATAGAAAAAAAGAATATTAATGGGATAGAGCAAAGTAAAAACACACTTTTAAAAAATGCAGAAGAAGGATTGGCTAAGTTAGATACGATGAAAGGATTTAAAGGTGGTGACAGGAGTTTGATCATCAGTTGTAAAAAGGTATTGGAGTTTTATATAAAAGAAGTAAAAGAAAAAATACCGGTTATTGCAGATTTCTTTTTGAAGAATGAAGCTTTTGAAAAAATGAAAATTGAGTACGGGAAAAAATCTCAGCCAACGCAAGCTGATGTGGATCTGTACAACAAAGGGGTGAAAGAAACCAACAATGCAGTAAATGCATATAACGAAGCGAATAATTTTTTAAATAATTATAGGAAAGATCTGGTCAATAACTGGAACCAGACGGTAGATGCTTATTTTGATAATCACATGCCAAGTTATAAATAG
- a CDS encoding NAD(P)H-hydrate dehydratase translates to MKILSAKQIKEADAYTIAHEPIASIDLMERAAANCFKWIIENTNPGVRFTIFCGTGNNGGDGLAIARMLHQFGCPVTTYIVHSESKASADFLTNETRLKNIDEAICIDITSITELPLISTNDIIIDALFGTGLNKPIKGVAADLIQYINHSRSIVIAIDMPSGLFADQPSGVSSNQIIKATYTLSFQLHKLAFFFAENAPYTGEVIILPIGLNEQFIDSCQSNYELIETTHIQHIIKPRPFFSHKGNYGKAAIIAGSYGKMGAAVLAAKACLRTGCGLLTMIIPKCGYDILQTTVPESMVICDENDTMISSEYSLDTFDTIGIGPGIGTANETVNVFKQILQHYKQPIVIDADAINIIAANKELMDLIPPESIFTPHPKEFERLVGKTNDHFERNKLQIEFSTKHNVFIVLKGRYTCISCPDGSCYFNPTGNPGMAKGGSGDTLTGMLTGLLSQGYSSKDTCITGVYLHGLAADIAVQTTGEYSLLASDMIDHIGQAFKKETGH, encoded by the coding sequence ATGAAGATCCTTTCAGCAAAACAGATCAAAGAAGCAGATGCCTATACCATAGCGCATGAACCTATTGCTTCAATCGATTTGATGGAAAGAGCTGCAGCAAACTGTTTTAAATGGATCATTGAAAACACTAACCCCGGAGTTCGATTCACCATCTTTTGCGGAACAGGAAATAATGGTGGCGATGGATTGGCTATTGCAAGAATGTTGCATCAATTCGGATGCCCGGTCACAACATATATTGTTCATTCCGAATCAAAAGCATCGGCGGACTTTTTGACCAATGAAACCAGGTTAAAAAATATTGACGAAGCAATATGTATCGATATTACGTCTATCACTGAACTTCCGCTAATTTCAACAAATGATATTATTATTGATGCATTATTTGGCACCGGTTTAAATAAGCCTATAAAAGGAGTTGCTGCAGACCTAATACAATACATCAATCATAGTAGGTCAATAGTGATCGCTATAGATATGCCATCAGGCTTATTTGCAGACCAACCATCAGGCGTATCATCTAATCAAATCATTAAAGCCACTTATACCCTTTCTTTTCAATTACATAAACTGGCTTTTTTCTTTGCAGAAAATGCACCATACACCGGCGAAGTGATCATTCTCCCAATCGGATTAAATGAGCAGTTCATTGATTCCTGCCAAAGCAATTATGAGCTGATTGAAACAACACATATTCAACACATCATTAAACCAAGGCCCTTTTTTTCACATAAAGGAAATTATGGAAAAGCTGCAATCATTGCAGGCAGTTATGGAAAAATGGGAGCTGCCGTATTAGCAGCAAAAGCCTGCCTGAGAACGGGATGCGGATTACTGACGATGATCATTCCAAAATGTGGGTATGATATTCTGCAGACTACTGTACCCGAATCAATGGTGATCTGTGATGAAAATGATACAATGATCTCATCAGAATATTCACTCGACACATTCGATACAATTGGCATTGGCCCTGGCATAGGCACTGCTAATGAAACCGTGAATGTTTTTAAACAAATACTTCAACATTATAAGCAACCAATTGTAATTGATGCGGATGCCATCAACATCATTGCTGCGAATAAAGAATTGATGGATCTCATTCCACCCGAGAGTATTTTCACTCCCCATCCTAAAGAGTTTGAACGATTGGTTGGTAAAACCAACGATCATTTCGAAAGAAATAAATTACAAATTGAATTTTCTACAAAACACAATGTATTTATTGTATTAAAAGGCCGTTACACTTGCATCAGTTGTCCGGATGGCTCTTGTTATTTTAATCCCACCGGAAATCCGGGAATGGCAAAAGGCGGTAGCGGAGATACATTGACCGGAATGCTTACCGGTTTACTATCGCAAGGTTACTCATCTAAGGATACATGTATTACCGGGGTGTATTTACATGGACTGGCCGCAGATATAGCCGTACAAACTACCGGAGAATATTCTTTATTGGCCTCCGATATGATAGATCATATCGGTCAGGCATTTAAAAAAGAAACAGGACACTAG
- a CDS encoding S1 family peptidase, with protein MFIEAIEKTANYTRPIHTILRTYGGKQIIPGSSTIFFVNEEGYAITCKHVIELLSHSDNIMNNFTNFKAERDRLPKDGKYKTNLKGLELKYKFNSDTIIQIKNSFLDCVDSMSGFTWNVHPKYDLAILKFNNYKNISYKGHAVFKKDTTQIKQGEFLCRLGFPFPEFTNFTYNESTDDIEWTSTGIIGSPRFPIEGMVTRFLAEDNRLYGIELSTPGLKGQSGGPLFDKTGVVCGMQFSTKHLHLGFDIMDKEIMINNEAKKVSDYSFIHLGQCIHADIIKEFLKEMNVKYYEEN; from the coding sequence ATGTTCATAGAAGCAATTGAAAAAACAGCCAATTACACCAGACCGATTCATACAATACTTAGAACATATGGAGGAAAACAAATCATCCCCGGTTCATCTACTATCTTTTTTGTGAATGAGGAAGGCTATGCTATAACCTGTAAACATGTGATCGAGTTATTGTCACATTCAGATAACATAATGAACAACTTTACTAATTTCAAAGCTGAAAGAGACAGGCTGCCAAAAGACGGCAAATACAAAACCAATCTTAAAGGTCTTGAACTAAAATATAAATTCAACAGCGACACGATCATTCAAATAAAAAATTCATTTCTCGATTGCGTAGATTCTATGTCGGGATTTACATGGAATGTGCATCCGAAATATGACCTCGCTATTTTGAAATTTAATAATTATAAAAATATCAGTTACAAAGGCCATGCTGTATTTAAGAAAGATACTACACAGATAAAGCAAGGTGAATTTTTATGCAGGCTGGGATTTCCTTTTCCTGAATTCACCAATTTTACATATAATGAATCAACTGATGATATAGAGTGGACAAGTACAGGAATAATAGGCTCTCCCAGATTTCCAATTGAAGGAATGGTAACAAGATTCCTGGCAGAAGATAATAGACTATATGGAATAGAGCTTAGCACGCCGGGATTAAAAGGCCAGAGCGGCGGACCTCTATTTGACAAAACAGGTGTTGTATGCGGTATGCAGTTTTCTACCAAACATCTGCACCTCGGTTTTGACATTATGGATAAAGAGATCATGATAAATAACGAAGCCAAAAAAGTTTCGGACTATTCCTTCATTCATTTAGGACAATGCATACATGCTGATATCATCAAAGAATTTTTAAAGGAAATGAATGTGAAGTATTACGAAGAAAACTAA